A window of the Zeugodacus cucurbitae isolate PBARC_wt_2022May chromosome 4, idZeuCucr1.2, whole genome shotgun sequence genome harbors these coding sequences:
- the LOC105216985 gene encoding uncharacterized protein LOC105216985: MDSYLTEIKQLRIPRPKFEPNGSPPNNWHRLVRPYTPPRDYHLPTNEIITTASALHPNRGYQGGAEEFRPTLHEKM, from the coding sequence ATGGACTCTTATTTAACAGAAATCAAGCAATTGCGGATACCGCGCCCGAAATTCGAACCCAACGGCAGTCCGCCGAACAACTGGCATCGCCTGGTACGCCCGTACACGCCGCCGCGCGACTATCACTTGCCAACCAATGAGATAATCACCACCGCGAGCGCATTGCATCCCAATCGCGGTTACCAAGGCGGAGCGGAGGAATTCCGACCGACGTTGCACGAGAAAATGTGA